Proteins encoded by one window of Orbaceae bacterium BiB:
- the nlpD gene encoding murein hydrolase activator NlpD: protein MITQDNLKINRNFAKISSISLLAFSLIACSQTNSAQIKDLSDSPSSTVRSNNNSTSYDSSSAYVAPPKNITAGSVNTTNNVNTSTSTVKSNGNIVTTTQERIVYNRNYDEIPKGGYKDNSYTVQRGDTLFYVAWITGNDFRSLAAKNNIAAPYELSVGQVLDVSGGTTVVVTQQTTTNANTAKPIATTTTTTTTTSSKIQPPTQVTTTATKTESTTASTAVTSPSATVANITWQWPVKGKLIETFSNSTKGIDIAGSLGDSIQAAAAGRVVYAGNALPGYGNLIIIKHNDDYLTAYAHNQSILVKEQQDVKAGQQIATMGNTGTSSVRLHFEIRYQAKSVDPLKFLPKQ, encoded by the coding sequence TTGATAACGCAAGATAATCTAAAAATAAATCGTAATTTTGCTAAAATATCGTCTATTAGTCTATTAGCTTTTTCGTTAATTGCCTGTTCACAAACTAATTCAGCACAAATTAAAGATTTATCTGATTCACCATCGTCGACAGTTAGGTCGAATAATAATAGTACCTCATATGATAGTTCATCTGCCTATGTTGCGCCGCCGAAGAATATTACTGCAGGATCGGTTAATACCACTAATAACGTTAATACTTCAACCTCTACAGTGAAATCTAATGGCAATATAGTTACGACAACGCAAGAGCGTATAGTTTATAATCGTAATTATGATGAGATTCCAAAAGGTGGTTATAAAGATAACTCATATACTGTGCAACGCGGCGATACACTGTTTTATGTCGCGTGGATCACCGGGAATGATTTCCGTTCATTAGCAGCTAAAAATAATATTGCGGCACCTTATGAATTAAGTGTCGGTCAGGTATTGGATGTGAGCGGCGGCACAACTGTTGTTGTTACACAGCAGACTACTACGAATGCTAACACCGCAAAACCAATCGCAACAACGACTACCACCACAACAACAACATCAAGTAAAATTCAGCCGCCAACGCAAGTTACTACAACTGCGACTAAAACTGAGTCGACGACGGCAAGCACTGCAGTGACTAGTCCATCGGCAACGGTTGCTAATATTACTTGGCAATGGCCAGTAAAAGGTAAGTTAATCGAAACATTTTCAAACTCAACTAAAGGGATTGATATTGCTGGTTCATTAGGTGATAGTATTCAAGCTGCAGCAGCAGGTCGAGTGGTTTATGCCGGTAATGCTTTACCAGGTTATGGTAATTTAATTATTATTAAACACAATGATGATTATTTAACTGCTTATGCTCATAACCAAAGCATTTTAGTTAAAGAACAACAAGATGTTAAAGCTGGACAACAGATTGCAACAATGGGTAATACAGGGACAAGCTCAGTGCGTTTACATTTTGAAATTCGTTACCAAGCAAAATCAGTAGATCCATTGA
- the rsmI gene encoding 16S rRNA (cytidine(1402)-2'-O)-methyltransferase, with amino-acid sequence MTSSTIIQPATLYIVATPIGNLGDITLRAIDILKHVDLVAAEDTRHSGILLQHLAIQAKLYPLHDHNEQQKAAQLVEKLQSGLSIALISDAGTPLINDPGYHLVKCCHENNIRVVPVPGACAAIAALCASGLPTDRFCYEGFLPAKSKARIEYLNSLLEEPRTLVFYESTHRIMDSLQDIEQVFGQEKLLVLAKELTKSWETIIRCPVHQLITWLNEDENRQKGEFVLILEGYKKDLAQELDPDAIKLLKRLQQELPLKKAAAIVADMYGLKKNQLYQLGLDSKSE; translated from the coding sequence ATGACATCATCAACTATTATTCAACCCGCTACACTCTATATTGTTGCTACTCCAATCGGTAATTTGGGCGACATAACACTACGTGCCATTGATATCTTAAAACATGTTGATCTCGTTGCAGCTGAAGATACGAGGCATAGTGGTATTTTATTACAGCATTTGGCTATTCAAGCTAAACTGTACCCACTACACGACCACAATGAACAACAAAAAGCCGCTCAGTTGGTTGAGAAACTACAATCAGGGTTATCCATTGCACTTATCTCCGATGCAGGAACGCCGCTAATCAACGATCCGGGTTATCACTTAGTTAAATGTTGTCACGAAAATAATATTCGCGTTGTGCCAGTACCTGGTGCTTGTGCTGCGATTGCTGCATTATGTGCATCGGGCTTGCCAACCGATCGATTCTGCTATGAAGGTTTCTTACCAGCAAAAAGTAAGGCACGAATTGAATACTTAAATAGTTTGCTTGAAGAGCCTAGAACATTGGTTTTTTATGAATCGACTCACCGGATTATGGATAGTCTACAAGATATTGAACAGGTTTTTGGTCAAGAAAAATTACTCGTATTAGCAAAAGAGCTCACTAAATCTTGGGAAACCATTATTCGTTGCCCTGTACATCAACTAATTACATGGCTTAATGAAGATGAAAATCGTCAAAAAGGGGAATTTGTCCTGATCCTTGAAGGCTATAAAAAAGATCTTGCACAAGAGTTAGATCCGGATGCCATAAAACTGCTTAAACGGCTGCAACAAGAGCTACCATTAAAAAAAGCGGCTGCAATTGTTGCTGATATGTATGGACTCAAAAAAAACCAGCTTTACCAATTAGGATTAGACAGTAAGTCAGAGTAA
- a CDS encoding protein YgfX — MWRAELINSVKQRYLVTLFYLLLIMALMHNLADTILDDLLFVLIILVIYQWWKGICYLKTIRGELALFYHKNQLYWSRQRWDIVKPPLFFRYAIIIHLISKRNRKKRVLFLMDDSFNCQDWHSLHYFLHHNESLRKNNNQ, encoded by the coding sequence ATGTGGCGAGCTGAATTAATCAATTCAGTTAAACAACGCTATTTGGTGACGTTATTTTATCTATTACTGATTATGGCTTTGATGCATAATTTAGCGGATACTATTTTGGATGATCTTCTATTTGTACTGATTATTTTAGTAATTTATCAGTGGTGGAAAGGTATTTGTTATTTAAAAACAATTCGTGGTGAACTAGCACTGTTTTACCACAAAAATCAGTTATATTGGTCACGTCAGCGATGGGATATTGTTAAACCCCCTCTCTTTTTTCGTTATGCAATCATTATTCATCTTATTTCAAAACGTAATAGGAAAAAACGAGTTTTATTCTTAATGGATGATAGTTTTAATTGTCAAGATTGGCATAGCCTACACTATTTTTTACATCATAATGAAAGCCTTCGAAAAAACAATAATCAGTGA
- a CDS encoding succinate dehydrogenase assembly factor 2: MTSLSKITWSCRRGMKELELYLLPFVENNFCLLNEQQIIYLEQLLALDDLVLFACFFEQEKLTNPHQQALVNLIKLYHQ, from the coding sequence ATGACATCATTATCTAAAATAACGTGGTCGTGTCGGCGAGGAATGAAAGAACTCGAACTGTATTTACTACCGTTTGTTGAAAATAATTTTTGTTTATTAAATGAACAGCAAATTATTTATCTTGAACAGTTGCTAGCACTTGATGATTTGGTTCTCTTTGCGTGTTTTTTTGAGCAAGAGAAGTTGACAAATCCTCATCAACAAGCATTAGTTAATTTAATCAAATTATATCATCAATAG
- a CDS encoding heme ABC transporter ATP-binding protein yields the protein MLQAEHLSYQIGGETLIDDVSLTIGKGELVVIIGTNGAGKSTLLRLLTGFLTPTDGECRLLGKPLKQWCHQSLAQVRTVMRQNSHIAFPFSAKEVIAMGRSPYGSVNLQNALADVIAKTHCQTLCHKNYQQLSGGEQQRVQLARVLVQLWSAKSEPRLLFLDEPTSALDLYHQQQMLRLLKTLTEKNSYSICCILHDLNLAALYADRIFLLHDGKLVAQGGVKDVLSTEILTQWYKADLSVGYHDQCPVPHVFLTP from the coding sequence ATGTTGCAAGCGGAGCACCTTTCTTATCAAATTGGTGGTGAGACATTAATTGACGATGTTTCATTGACTATCGGAAAAGGAGAGTTAGTGGTCATCATTGGGACTAATGGGGCCGGTAAATCCACACTATTGCGGTTATTAACTGGTTTTTTAACCCCAACGGACGGGGAGTGTCGATTACTTGGCAAGCCCTTAAAACAGTGGTGTCATCAATCTTTAGCTCAAGTGAGAACAGTGATGCGACAAAATAGCCACATTGCTTTTCCCTTTTCAGCAAAAGAGGTGATAGCGATGGGAAGATCACCTTATGGTTCGGTAAATCTGCAAAATGCGTTAGCTGATGTGATAGCGAAAACCCATTGCCAAACACTTTGCCACAAAAATTATCAACAATTATCAGGCGGAGAGCAGCAGCGGGTACAGTTGGCTCGAGTTTTAGTTCAACTATGGTCAGCTAAATCAGAACCTAGATTACTGTTTTTAGATGAGCCAACATCTGCGCTTGATCTCTATCATCAACAACAGATGTTACGTCTACTCAAAACATTAACAGAAAAAAACTCATATAGTATTTGCTGCATTTTGCATGATCTTAATTTAGCTGCTTTATATGCAGATCGAATTTTTTTACTTCATGATGGTAAATTAGTCGCACAAGGCGGTGTTAAAGACGTTTTATCAACAGAGATTTTAACTCAATGGTATAAAGCAGATTTATCAGTCGGTTATCATGATCAATGCCCCGTTCCTCATGTTTTTTTGACACCATAA
- a CDS encoding iron ABC transporter permease, with translation MKKQYIIYGLAVTLMVAIISSVNIGALSLSFSDLLSLPLSDPLWDIWLNIRLPRVFLAVLIGIALATSGVVMQGLFRNPLADAGLLGISSGAALFVGLLIVVPVSLPAFLTLYGQIIAGFIGGLVICCLIYVLSHSRNNSTTKLLLAGIAINALAASLIGILSYIADDQQLRQFSLWTMGHLGKGQWQYVGVSALFIIPATILILSMSHSLNLLQLGDEDAHYLGVNVQQTKRRLLLLSALLIGTAVSLSGIIAFVGLAVPHMLRLKVGADHRLLVPATILGGGCLLLVADTIARIAVAPNEMPVGLLTSLIGGPYFMWLILRKKGTL, from the coding sequence ATGAAAAAACAGTACATCATTTATGGATTAGCGGTTACTTTGATGGTAGCTATTATCAGCTCCGTAAATATTGGTGCATTATCATTATCATTTAGTGATTTGCTATCGTTACCTCTTAGTGATCCTTTATGGGATATTTGGCTCAATATCCGTTTACCGCGAGTCTTTTTAGCTGTCTTAATTGGTATTGCTTTAGCAACTTCAGGCGTTGTTATGCAGGGGTTATTTCGTAACCCCTTAGCGGATGCCGGACTGCTAGGGATTAGTAGTGGTGCGGCGCTATTTGTTGGTTTATTGATTGTTGTTCCTGTGAGTTTACCTGCTTTTCTTACACTATATGGACAGATTATTGCTGGTTTCATTGGTGGTTTAGTTATCTGTTGTCTTATTTATGTTTTAAGTCATAGTCGTAATAATTCAACGACCAAATTATTATTGGCGGGGATTGCGATAAATGCCTTAGCCGCTTCATTAATTGGTATTCTCAGTTATATTGCCGATGATCAGCAGTTACGCCAATTTTCCTTATGGACTATGGGACATTTAGGTAAAGGGCAATGGCAATATGTGGGTGTTTCAGCACTGTTCATTATTCCAGCGACGATATTGATTTTATCGATGAGTCATTCGCTTAATCTTCTGCAATTAGGCGATGAAGATGCTCATTATTTAGGGGTAAATGTTCAGCAAACTAAACGCCGACTATTGCTTTTAAGTGCACTACTTATTGGTACAGCAGTTTCCCTGAGTGGTATTATTGCTTTTGTTGGTTTGGCTGTTCCGCATATGTTACGTTTAAAAGTTGGCGCTGATCACCGTTTATTAGTACCTGCGACAATTTTAGGTGGTGGCTGCTTACTACTCGTTGCTGATACGATTGCACGTATTGCAGTTGCTCCTAACGAGATGCCCGTCGGCTTATTAACTAGCTTAATTGGCGGTCCTTATTTTATGTGGCTTATTTTAAGAAAAAAAGGAACCCTATAA
- a CDS encoding SDR family oxidoreductase gives MRCLLIFGASRGTGAQVVKYAQQQGYRCVAVVRNKESYDYLQSLGVEVILGDANDEQVVTQACSLAGTDCTIISTLGGKQANYQPQCNIINHAEKQGIKRMILVSSLGCGDSWVTLSKRAKQAFGNSVREKTFAEVWLQTSQLDYCIFRPGGLMDGEPTHHAQCYVQQEVHGYIMRSDLALAILQRAAQPSLQAAIFSIIDPQLIVERNK, from the coding sequence ATGCGTTGTTTATTAATTTTTGGAGCTAGTCGTGGTACTGGTGCTCAGGTGGTTAAATATGCACAGCAGCAAGGGTATCGTTGTGTTGCAGTAGTAAGAAATAAAGAGAGCTATGACTATTTACAGTCCTTAGGAGTGGAAGTTATTTTGGGGGATGCAAATGATGAGCAGGTGGTTACGCAAGCCTGTTCATTAGCTGGAACTGACTGTACCATTATTTCGACATTAGGTGGTAAGCAAGCCAATTATCAACCACAGTGCAATATTATTAACCATGCCGAAAAGCAGGGGATTAAACGTATGATATTGGTGAGTTCATTAGGTTGTGGCGATAGTTGGGTGACCCTGAGTAAACGGGCTAAACAAGCATTTGGTAACTCCGTAAGGGAGAAGACGTTTGCTGAAGTGTGGCTACAGACCAGCCAATTAGATTATTGTATTTTTCGACCCGGTGGATTAATGGATGGGGAACCAACTCATCATGCACAGTGTTATGTGCAACAGGAAGTTCATGGTTATATTATGCGTAGTGATCTAGCATTAGCTATTTTACAGCGGGCTGCACAACCTTCATTGCAAGCCGCTATTTTTTCGATTATTGATCCTCAGCTAATTGTCGAGCGCAATAAGTAG
- the hutX gene encoding heme utilization cystosolic carrier protein HutX — MMTKPTLNEFMATRPEGTLEKIAQDYQVSLLEVIKASSEHHLISGRYFEHIWNEVINWGKITILVNTPDIIFEFAGNLPTASSRHGYYNMQGKEGFSGHIKSDNCQYIAFVERKFMGSDTAGIIFINGSGEAMFKIFVGRDEQRNLLQSQLSAFRKLAQIKEES, encoded by the coding sequence ATGATGACTAAACCAACTTTAAACGAATTTATGGCTACCCGTCCAGAGGGTACTTTAGAGAAAATTGCTCAGGATTATCAAGTTTCATTATTAGAGGTGATTAAGGCAAGTAGTGAACACCATCTTATTTCTGGACGCTATTTTGAGCATATTTGGAATGAAGTCATTAATTGGGGAAAAATAACCATATTAGTTAATACTCCTGATATTATTTTTGAATTTGCAGGCAACCTACCAACAGCCTCTTCTCGACATGGCTATTATAATATGCAGGGTAAAGAGGGGTTTAGCGGCCATATAAAATCAGACAATTGTCAGTATATTGCTTTTGTTGAACGAAAATTTATGGGGAGTGATACCGCTGGTATTATTTTTATTAATGGTAGCGGTGAAGCGATGTTTAAAATTTTTGTCGGTCGTGATGAACAACGTAATTTACTGCAAAGCCAACTTAGTGCATTTCGAAAATTAGCACAGATAAAAGAGGAATCTTAA